CGCATATTCCTACACAGTAATGGTGACACTAGGTCGGTTATTTAATTGTGCATTGCAATATTCAATGCAAGGGGCTTTTTTTGCCCGTTGTATAGAATTGACCCTTCTAATCTGTGGTTTCCATTACTATCAATCCAAAAAATCAAAAAACACCAAGGTAAGGAGACCTTATATGTTGACCCCTCCACTGTCTCGAAGCGTGCTATGGGCATTGGTAAGCAGTCTTTGCATTGGCACCACGGTCTATGCCGATGCTGGCGTCAGCCGCAAAGATCTGTCAGCTGACACAGATGTGCCTGAGCACATCCGCTATTCCATTCCAAATTTATCTCGACAGCAGATAGCATTACCCAAGCAGAGCTTGCGCAAATCTGCGATGGCCTTAAATGCCAATGATTCATGTCTGGATTATGCCAAAATGGCTGAGCAACGTGGGGTGGCATTGGCCAACTATGTTGCTGATTTGAAAGACGTAGAGTGTACTTATGGCTTATTCTCCGCTCAGAATACTATTCGGAGTAAGTTGTATACAAAGGAGAATTACGAAGCTGTTGCCACACGGCTAAGTCAGGAAGCAGCTCGTTATAATGCAACTACGCGCGCTGCTGCCAATTTGATCCTTTTCTTGAGGGCTGGCTTACTGGCCGCTGACTCGCACAAGGAATTGGCCCCGCCAGCCAACTTCAACAGTCAAATTCGCCCGGCGATTGATTCGCTACTTAGCAGCCAATTTCTACTGGCTCAGAATGCTGCTGCGCCTACAACAGCCTCAGAAGTACTTTATCTGATTACCAATCTTCATCAATATGAGCCGTATCTACCTCGCATCAGGCAATTGATTGCATCACTGACCAATTCACCAAATAATGTGAATGCGGCAGATCAGATGAGTCATGTTGAAGCAGAAAGAGCATTTTCTGCCATATTGACTGTTTATTATTTTGCACATGGGCATGAAGACGCAAAAGCGCTTTTCCTGCAGGATGATTCCTATTTCACGGCTCTCAGGGACTTTCTTGAGAAGAACCCCAGGCTGCTGGATTCGCCAAATCTTACTTTCCTTTTGAAGGATACCGCTGGAGAGCTGTTCCGATTCATGCAGTACCCATCGCTCCGGCCACGTGTATCACCGATCATCAGAGATTTTGTAAGGAAATATCAAATCACCGGCAAAGATCGGATATTGTGGGCCCCAGCGGTAAGGGCGGTTCGGGTTTATGATAAGGATAATTGCAGCTTCTATGGCACTTGTGATTACAAGCAGAAAATCTCAACTGCTGTTCTGGTCAACAATTATACTTGCAGCCCCACGATCAGAATCAGGGCAGAGGAGATGACCCAGCAACAGATGCAATCTACCTGCCAGACGTTATCTACTAAAGAATCATACTTCCATGAGATGTTCCCTACCAAGCGTACTCCGGTAGCGGGAGACAATAATAATCAGTTGGAAGTAGTGGTATTCGATAATAAGCTCAATTATACGTTATATGCAGATCTGATATTTGATATAGATGTCAACAATGGTGGCATTTATATTGAGGGCGATCCGAGTAAGAGTGAAAGTCGCTTTTTTGCATATGAGGAGTCCTGGGACCCTGCCAAACTCAATATCAGAAATCTTGAGCACGAATACACTCATTATCTTGACGCTCGATTCAATATGAAGGGTGGTTTTCAAGATTACAAATCTGTCACGCCGACAGCATGGTGGATGGAGGGGGTGGCTGAATATATTGCCAAAAAGAATGACAATCAACCTGCCATTGATTCAGCCAAAACCAATAAATTCCGCTTGAGTGAGATTTTTGAAAACTCCTATGATATGCCGGTCTGGGATGAGAACCGAGTTTATGATTGGGGTTATATGGCCGTTCGATTCATGAATGAACGTCACCGCAGTGATCTCGATTCCATGCTGTCCAAGTTCCGCACTGGTGATTATGCTGGTTATAAAAAGGATAAGGAGCAGATCGGTACCAGCTACGATGCCGAGTTCGTCAGCTGGGCGCAAACCGTAAGCACCACCGGTGAGCCACCCCTGCCCAGATCTACACCAACTCCGCCCCCAACCCCCACCCCAACACCAGCTCCGACGCCCACGCCAAATTTGCCGGACTGCGGTGATCGGCGAGTCCTTGAGAAAGGTTGTATCGTCCGCAATCTTTCAGGTGATCAGCGTCAACCCATCTATTTGTCAATCTGGGTACCGACTGGCGCCAAAAACCTGAGGATTCAAACCAGTGGCGGAAGTGGCAATATAGATGCTTATTTGGCGACAGGCTATTACCCAGATGCAAACAGATTCCAATATAAGTCCATGCAGCCAGGTAATAGCGAGAGCTTCAATATTCCATCTCCTGTTGGGTTCGCATGGTACAGCATGACCTTGACAACCAGTCAGCCGATTTCTGGCATCAATGCTTGGATGACGTTTGATAATTAATCAACTCTGCTGCCTGTAATACTGACTGACACTGGGTAATATTTGTCCAGTGTCAGTCTTATGGTTGACCATATCGAGAGAGTTGGCATCTCAACTCTGGTCATCTTCTGGTGAACCCATCAGTGTGAGTTTGGCGTTGAAAGCAACAAAAGGATCTGTTGCATCAACGTATTGCATGGCGGATTTAAGATCTCGCCAGCCCACATATTGCATGAGCGTTTTGATGTCCCATCCATTTGCAATCGCCCAATTTGCAAAGCCACGCCGCAATGAGTGACTGGTGTAGGACTCCGGTAACGCATTGCCGCTTTCAGCAAGTACCCTTCTCAACAATGGGACAATACTGTTGACATGTAGCCCATCGGGTTTGATTCGCCCCCAACGATCTACGCCCCGAAACAGCGGCCCTGCTTTCAGCCCCGCCAGCGCCAGCCAAGCCTCACATGCATCGACAGGGCAAAGTGTTTTCAAGGCAGGAACCTGATAACGTCGCCCTCGGTTGTCTCGATCTGCTTTTGACGTGGGCAAAAAGCAAACCATGCCACGCCCGGTCTGGATCTGAATATGCTCAATCCTCAGTCTGACCAGCTCATCACTTCTGAACCCACGCCAGAACCCCAGCAGCAGCAAAGCCTTGTTACGCACATGCTGCAAGCAGGGCTGTTGTGCATCTGACCGCATAATCTGTTCGTCCAACCAACTGACCGTTTGTGTCAATACATCCAATTGCAGTGGTTTGGCTTGTCGTTCGACATGTGTATGGATCATGCGGATGCCTTTCATGATCTTTCGAACCAATGGGGCTTTGGTCGGATCTGGAAAGCCTTGGGACTGATGCCACTGGCCCAAAGCCGCCAGGCGCGATTTAAGTGTATTGCCGGTCAGAATCGCTGCATGATCAGCCAGATATTTGGCAACATCTTCTGCCGTGGCGGGCAAAAAACCACCCCATTCCACCTCGTAATGGCGAATGGCTGATTGATAACTGCGCTTGGTATTGATGCGCGTTGCTGCGTCAATATAGTAGGCCAGTCTTTCCACTGCAGACTACTCCAAAAATGGTCGTGTAAATAGTCTTGATCAAGCCTTACGAAACCGGTGCGTCAAGAAGGCATGTGACGTATTTTGTCGGAATAAAGCAATTTTCGTCAGTTTGGCGATGATATTTTCCATTTAAAAACAATAATTTATGCGTTGTGCAAATGCAGCCTTTCGAATTATACTTCTCGCCCACTTGATTGATTCCACATGTAAGAACATAGCAGTAACTCACATGAGTAGTAGCGGTGGCGTTTTCACTGGCACATCAGAAATTCATAATTTTCTCAATATCTTGATTACACTTCAAAGGGAAGCAGGCATGCGAAATTGGGCTGTTCATTTTAAATCAAACCTTTACACAGTAGGTGTTGCAACAGTAGTAGCAACCAGCTTGGTAGCATGCGGCGGAGGCGGTGGTGGTGATTCATCTCCAGCCGGCAGCACAACCCCTCCTCCAACTTCAACACCCACACCTACACCCACACCTACACCCACACCTACACCTACACCTACACCCACACCTACACCCACACCTACACCTACACCCACACCTACACCCACACCCACACCCACACCTACACCTACACCTACACCTACACCTACACCTACACCTACACCTACACCCACACCTACACCTACACCTACACCTACACCTACACCTACACCTACACCTACACCTACACCTACACCACCGGGGGCGACGGCGGATAAACCAAGTGGTTGTACCGCCCAACCGAAAGTCGCGCAAGTTGGCCCATTCAGAACCTATGCAGGCGATTGCGTATTAAGCTACCAACTTCAGCCTAATGACTTCCAAGCACTACTGACCCAAAAGGATGGCATCCCCACCTATGACACAGGCAAGGTCACAAGTGAATTCAAGAAAGTGTTTTCTGACCAATATGACTTCATATTCTTGGTGATTGACACGCCAGAAAAACCAGTCGATATGGCCTATGGCTACTACATTTCATCCTCCCGAAGCACGCAGTCATGCACTGGCTCAAGCTGCCCGAGATTGCTGGGAACAATGCACATCACCTATTTGACAGATGCTGTCCGAAATTCCCCTGTCCTGCACGAAATCATGCACCAATGGGGCAATTTCTTTCTGCCGACTTCCGATAGTGGTCACTGGGGGTTTTCAAGCGTCAATGGACAGCTTGGGGGGTTTGATAAAAGTACCTTGAAACAGGTGGCAGCCAATACCTGGAAAGCATCCAACAGCAAGGGAAATGGCTTTGGTACCAATGCGAATGGCGGCAACACCCTGCCCTATTCACCACTGGAATTGTTTGTGGCTGGTTTGATGACAGAAGATGACTTGAAAGAGTCTGGTTTATTGCCCATCAAAGTAGCTAAAAACCCACAATGGGCAGGGCAAGGTGGTCAATTTATTGCAGATGGCTTTGATGAGTATGACTTACAACAGCTCAAAGATATGCTGGCAAAACAGAAATTCACAGCCAAGCCAATGCGCAAACAATCTCGCGCAGCTGTCATCGTGTTGACATCCAAAACAGCGCTGAGCGACGACGACGTAAAAACTTTGAACGGATCAATTGAGAACTTCACACGCGCTGGCGACCCAGATACAAAGTGGTCAGTAAATGGCTTCTACCATAACTTCTGGATGGCAACGAAGCAGGCAAGCGGTGGATCAGCAACACTTTCGATGAGTATTGTCAGCCAGGGTGCCAAGTAAGTCTAGATTCTGTTCAGCCATAGACCCGAGCTAGAATATTACAAAGGTAAAGGCCAGCACTTCCAAAAAGTGCCTGGCCCTTCTCCCAAGGCGATATAAATCATTATTTGTTATGCAGGCACGGGCCTAGCAGATAAGATTCAGCGGCCTGCTTGTTGCCATTTCCGCACGTAGTTTGGCTAGCGCACTCTGATGCAATTGAGATGCACGGCCTCGCGTCACGCCCATGATCTTGCCGATCTCCTCAAAACACAATTGCTGCATATAGTGATATCGAATGACTTGTGCTTCCCGGTGTGGAAGCTTTGTCAGCAAAACATGGAGATGTTTTTTCAATTGGAATAGCTCCAAGGATGTATATGCAGTCGGCGCAGCAACTTCCTCCGTCACATACATTCCATCTTCCTCCAGCATCATGCCAAGTGCCAGCCCAATTGCGACGCTAGCAATTCGCTCAAATGAGGCCATTACCTGGTCAGATTGGGATGAGGCCTTGGTATCAATGGAATGAATCCGCTCACGAATACGCTTTTGAATTTGTAACTGCTTTTGTCGCTCAGTGTAATGTTCCAATCCATTGAGAATGGCACCATTGATCCGATAACTGGCATAGGTCGTAAAAGCAGCATTGCTTGTATGATCATATCGATCAACTGCTTCTATCAGGCCAATGGAAGCCAATTGCAGGAAGTCCGAGAAATCAATCTCGTCAGTAGTGCGCTGTGCATACAGTTTGGCTGCAAGCATCTTTGCGAAGGGCAGGTAATTGCCAATCAACCGTTCCCTCGCATCTGTACACTGCGCGCGCGCCTGCTCCCAGAGTACCTGCTCTTCAGCTTTATCCCATTTCTCCCAGGATGGCGAACTATTCTGTCGCATCGTCTGCAGATATTACTTACTTGGCGAGGTATGCTAGTGAAATGTACCCAGCAAAGCCCGAATCAGGATATTCCAACCATCAATCAGCACAAACATCAACAGTTTGATCGGTAAGGAAATAGTCATGGGTGGTACCATCATCATACCAAGCCCCATCAGGATGGCAGAGACGATTAAATCAACCAATAGAAATGGTAGAAATACCATGAAGCCGATCTGGAAAGCAGCGCGCAATTCCGACAACATGAAAGCAGGGATCAACTGCACATTACTGATGTCGTCGATGGTTCTAGGTTGTGGGCTATGTGAAATGTCAACCATCAACGCCAGATCCTCTTCCCGTGTCTGTTTGACCATGAATTCACGAAATGGCTTGAAGCCTCGTTCCATAGCTTGCTCGGTACTGATCTTTCCTTGTAGATAGGGCTCAAATCCTGTCTGGTTCGCTTCTTTGAGAGCAGGCGACATGGTGAACAATGTCAAAAATAGCGCAAGACTGATCAGTACTGTATTAGGGGGTGTTTCCTGCATCCCCATTGCATGTCGCAACAGTGACAACACGATGATGATACGAGTGAATGCGGTCATGGAAATCAGGATGGCAGGT
The sequence above is a segment of the Chitinivorax tropicus genome. Coding sequences within it:
- a CDS encoding M9 family metallopeptidase; this encodes MRILQYAIYLRGAYSYTVMVTLGRLFNCALQYSMQGAFFARCIELTLLICGFHYYQSKKSKNTKVRRPYMLTPPLSRSVLWALVSSLCIGTTVYADAGVSRKDLSADTDVPEHIRYSIPNLSRQQIALPKQSLRKSAMALNANDSCLDYAKMAEQRGVALANYVADLKDVECTYGLFSAQNTIRSKLYTKENYEAVATRLSQEAARYNATTRAAANLILFLRAGLLAADSHKELAPPANFNSQIRPAIDSLLSSQFLLAQNAAAPTTASEVLYLITNLHQYEPYLPRIRQLIASLTNSPNNVNAADQMSHVEAERAFSAILTVYYFAHGHEDAKALFLQDDSYFTALRDFLEKNPRLLDSPNLTFLLKDTAGELFRFMQYPSLRPRVSPIIRDFVRKYQITGKDRILWAPAVRAVRVYDKDNCSFYGTCDYKQKISTAVLVNNYTCSPTIRIRAEEMTQQQMQSTCQTLSTKESYFHEMFPTKRTPVAGDNNNQLEVVVFDNKLNYTLYADLIFDIDVNNGGIYIEGDPSKSESRFFAYEESWDPAKLNIRNLEHEYTHYLDARFNMKGGFQDYKSVTPTAWWMEGVAEYIAKKNDNQPAIDSAKTNKFRLSEIFENSYDMPVWDENRVYDWGYMAVRFMNERHRSDLDSMLSKFRTGDYAGYKKDKEQIGTSYDAEFVSWAQTVSTTGEPPLPRSTPTPPPTPTPTPAPTPTPNLPDCGDRRVLEKGCIVRNLSGDQRQPIYLSIWVPTGAKNLRIQTSGGSGNIDAYLATGYYPDANRFQYKSMQPGNSESFNIPSPVGFAWYSMTLTTSQPISGINAWMTFDN
- a CDS encoding tyrosine-type recombinase/integrase, with protein sequence MERLAYYIDAATRINTKRSYQSAIRHYEVEWGGFLPATAEDVAKYLADHAAILTGNTLKSRLAALGQWHQSQGFPDPTKAPLVRKIMKGIRMIHTHVERQAKPLQLDVLTQTVSWLDEQIMRSDAQQPCLQHVRNKALLLLGFWRGFRSDELVRLRIEHIQIQTGRGMVCFLPTSKADRDNRGRRYQVPALKTLCPVDACEAWLALAGLKAGPLFRGVDRWGRIKPDGLHVNSIVPLLRRVLAESGNALPESYTSHSLRRGFANWAIANGWDIKTLMQYVGWRDLKSAMQYVDATDPFVAFNAKLTLMGSPEDDQS
- a CDS encoding sigma-70 family RNA polymerase sigma factor; translation: MRQNSSPSWEKWDKAEEQVLWEQARAQCTDARERLIGNYLPFAKMLAAKLYAQRTTDEIDFSDFLQLASIGLIEAVDRYDHTSNAAFTTYASYRINGAILNGLEHYTERQKQLQIQKRIRERIHSIDTKASSQSDQVMASFERIASVAIGLALGMMLEEDGMYVTEEVAAPTAYTSLELFQLKKHLHVLLTKLPHREAQVIRYHYMQQLCFEEIGKIMGVTRGRASQLHQSALAKLRAEMATSRPLNLIC
- the fliP gene encoding flagellar type III secretion system pore protein FliP (The bacterial flagellar biogenesis protein FliP forms a type III secretion system (T3SS)-type pore required for flagellar assembly.), with amino-acid sequence MFELKCHRVVLVVVAVFITFISCPTFAANAGGISLPGLEIRSVGQGLDAANSVRLLLALTVLSLAPAILISMTAFTRIIIVLSLLRHAMGMQETPPNTVLISLALFLTLFTMSPALKEANQTGFEPYLQGKISTEQAMERGFKPFREFMVKQTREEDLALMVDISHSPQPRTIDDISNVQLIPAFMLSELRAAFQIGFMVFLPFLLVDLIVSAILMGLGMMMVPPMTISLPIKLLMFVLIDGWNILIRALLGTFH